The Rhineura floridana isolate rRhiFlo1 chromosome 8, rRhiFlo1.hap2, whole genome shotgun sequence genome includes a region encoding these proteins:
- the LOC133363400 gene encoding zinc finger protein 22-like: CLECGKSFSVKSKLTLHQRTHTGEKPYECMECGKSFSDSRNLSSHQRTHTGEKPYICTECGKSFSWSHHLTSHQRTHTGE, encoded by the coding sequence tgtttagagtgtggaaagagttttagtGTGAAATCtaaacttactttgcatcaacgaacccacacaggagagaaaccatatgaatgcatggaatgtggaaagagcttcagtgacagtagaaacctttcctcccatcaaagaacccacacaggagaaaaaccatataTATGCACAGAGTGTGGGAAAAGTTTCAGTTGGAGCcaccaccttacttcacatcaaagaacccacactggagag